In Tenacibaculum sp. 190524A02b, the genomic stretch ACTTTAGCAATAAATAGATGCGTATTTGTAAGGAATTCATCAACTAAATCTTTCCATTCTTTTTCTGATTGTATTTCAGGAACATCAAAACTATACTTGTCTTTTATTTCCAATGCTCCACCATTAAAAACATTTAATATTCCGGTTAAATAATAGTTGATATGATACGTTAGTACTGCTATTGTGTTGAATGATTCGATTTTTTTAGTTGCTTCTTGCCAAGTTGTGTTTTCTATTTGTTCCTTGTAATTGGTATTAGCAATCCATTTTCCATCTATATATACCTCTTGTAGTCTCTTCGCTAAATTTTTAGATTGTATCATTTGTTCTTAGGAAATTTTTTTCAATTTAATTAACATTATTTTTTTATAGAAATTTTTAAATGTTAAATGATGTTTATTTTATTTTCAATAATTTTTGAAAGTTTTAAAAATAGTTTGTATGTTTGCTTCATGAAATTAGAAGACGCTAAAATAAAATATATTCATACTTGGGGTAGTTTGGCTACTAGTTGGGGAATTAATAAAACCATGGCACAAGTGCATGCATTATTATTAACATCAACGAAGCCACTTTCTGCCGATGAAATTATGGAAGCATTAAAAATTTCAAGAGGAAATGTAAACATGAACGTTCGTGCTTTGATAGATTGGGGGATTGTAAGAAAGGAATTTATAACAGGAGAGCGTAAGGAGTTTTTTGTAGCGGATAAAGATATTTGGGAATTGTTTAAACAAGTTACCAAGGAACGAAAGAAACGAGAGATTGAACCTGTGCTTAAAGTGTTGGCTGAACTCCAAGAAGAAGTAAAGGAAGATTCAGAAGATGCAGTACAGTTTAAAAAATTAATGGAAGATTTATCTTCAGTTACTAATACGGTAAACGGTATTTTAGATAAGGCTATCAAAGCAGATGAACATTGGTTATTATCTAATTTCACAAAAATGATTAAAAAGTAAAAAAATTTACAAATAAACTTTCAAAAATTTCTGAAAATATGAAACATATAAATAATATGAGCTTAATAAATAGAGTCTTGATTATTGCCACGGTAGTTTTATATGCTACAATATATTTTGGGGTATTATGCCAAATATTTTTAGGAAGTTATCAATTAATAATTGCTACTTATTTATGGTTTCAATTAAAAGAAATGAAAGAAAAAGAAAAGAGTATGTTATTTATATATAGTGGATTGGTGTTTTTTTATGGATTCTTATTATTAATAATGGAGTTACTTAACTTTAATAGTTATCTACTGGTCTTAGTCTATATTATTATTCCTATAAGTTTAGCCATTTACTTCTCGTTTTTATTGGAAAATATTAGAAGCAGAAGAAAAATAGAAGAAAGCAATCTAATTAAAAGTATAAAATCTTAAAACACTTAACCATGATAATAGACTTACAAAAAAACTGGGTATCGATAAAGGAGCATTTTAAAAAAAGTAGAAATGAAAATATGTTTGTTTCCATAGCTTCTGTAAATGCTAATAATGAGCCAACAGTTACGCCAATAGGTTCACTTTTTTTAAATGACAATCAAACAGGATTTTATTTTGAAAAATTTGCTGCGAAACTAAAATCAAACTGTCAAACCAATAAAAAAATATGCATTCTGGCAGTAAATAATAATAAATGGTTTTGGATAAAGTCATTATTCACAGGTGAATTTTCTAGTTATCCGGGGATAAAATTATATGGCGAGTTAGGAGAAAAAAGAAAAGCTTTACCTAAAGAAGAACAGGCAATGCAAAGAAGAGTGAGAACTGCAAAAATGCTAAAAGGTCATGATTATTTATGGAAAGAAATGTGTCAAATAAGAGAAATAAAATTTACAAAAGCAGAAAAAATAAATCTAGGTAGAATGACCAAAGATTTATAGTAATTAATAACAATAATAAATCTATGAATACGCTAGAAAATCATACACTTTTATACGATAAAGAATGCCCATTATGTAATTTTTATACGGCTGTTTTTATACGTGCTAACATGTTAGATAAAAATGGTAGACAGCCATTTAATCAGTTAAAATCTTTGAAAATTAAAAATATAGATGTTCAAAGAGCTACTAATGAAATAGCTTTGGTGGATACAAAAACAAACAAAGTTATTTATGGTATTGATAGCTTACTTAAGGTAATAGGAAACTCATTTCCCTTAGTGGAAAAAATAGGAAATGTTAAACCAATTTATTTTTTACTTCAAAAGTTATATTCCTTTATTTCCTACAACCGAAAAGTAATTATTCCAGCTGAATTAAAGAAAAAAGAAGAATTAGTATGTGAACCTGATTTTAATGTCAAATATAGATTGTTATTTATTGTTCTGAGTATAGGAATAACTTTTTATTCATTAAGATATTTTTCGCCTTTAATAAAAAACTTACCAAGTCTAAGTTTAACAGGAGAGTTTTTATTAGCCATAGGTCAAATAGTTTTTCAATCCTTATTCTTTCTAGGGAAAAACACTAAAAAAACAATTAATTATATAGGAAATTTAATGACGGTTTCGTTATTTGGAAGCTTAGGTTTACTACAATTAATACTTTTAAATGCTATCATAACATTGCCACAGTTTATTGTTTTAAGCTCATTTTTTGGAATCGTAAGTTTTATGTTTTTTGAACATAAAAGAAGGTTGAAATTATTGGAGCTACCAAGTTATTTAAGTTATACATGGATTCTTTATAGAATTATAGTCTTATTAATTCTTTTAAATATATAAATATGAAAATAGTAATCGCTGGAGGCACTGGATATTTGGGAGAGTTGCTTACTGAATATTATAAAAAAGAAAAAGAAAATCAAATTTACATTTTAAGCCGAAAACAAAAATTAAATGTAGATAATGTGTATTATTTACAATGGGATGGCGTATCTAAAGGTTATTGGACATCAATTTTGAATCATGCAGATGTACTTATTAATTTAACAGGAAAATCTGTTAATTGCAGATATACTCAAAAAAACAAAGCTGCAATTTATAATAGTAGGTTAAAAAGTACAGCCTTATTATGTGAAGTTGTTCAAGACTTAGCGTTTCCGCCAAAAGTATTTATCCAGTCCTCTTCAGCGACTATTTATAGGTATTCAGAAGATAAAATTATGACAGAATCTAAAGGAGAAATTGGTATAGACTTCTCTATGGACGTGTGTAAAAAATGGGAAGAAGTATTTAATAGTTATCATTTACCTAAAACAAAGAAAATAATAACAAGAACCTCTATTGTGTTAGGAAATAATGGAGGTGCTTTTCCAATAATGAAACAAATGACAAAATTAGGACTAGGAGGGAAGCAAGGAAAAGGAAATCAGTATATAAGTTGGGTGACAGAAGAGGATTATATAAGAGCTATTGACTTTTTAATATACCAAGAGTCTGGTGTTTATAATGTTTGTGTACCAAATCCTATTCAAAATAAAAAGTTTCAAAAAGAATTACAATGCAAGCTAAAAATACCATTCGGATTTTCTAGTCCAAGTTGGTTGTTAAAAATAGGAGCCCAATTAATAGGAACAGAAACAGAATTGTTATTAAAAAGTAGAAATGTATATCCAGAAAAATTACTGAAACTAGGATTTACATTTACCACTAAAACATTTCAAGAATTAAAACTATAAGTTTATGTCAGTTATCATGTTATTCACCAAAATAAAAGCCGATAAAAAACTAGTGTTTGATTTATCAAGAAGTATTGAATTACATAAAATTGCAACCCAAAAAACAAATGAAAAAGCT encodes the following:
- a CDS encoding DCC1-like thiol-disulfide oxidoreductase family protein, yielding MNTLENHTLLYDKECPLCNFYTAVFIRANMLDKNGRQPFNQLKSLKIKNIDVQRATNEIALVDTKTNKVIYGIDSLLKVIGNSFPLVEKIGNVKPIYFLLQKLYSFISYNRKVIIPAELKKKEELVCEPDFNVKYRLLFIVLSIGITFYSLRYFSPLIKNLPSLSLTGEFLLAIGQIVFQSLFFLGKNTKKTINYIGNLMTVSLFGSLGLLQLILLNAIITLPQFIVLSSFFGIVSFMFFEHKRRLKLLELPSYLSYTWILYRIIVLLILLNI
- a CDS encoding pyridoxamine 5'-phosphate oxidase family protein, which codes for MIIDLQKNWVSIKEHFKKSRNENMFVSIASVNANNEPTVTPIGSLFLNDNQTGFYFEKFAAKLKSNCQTNKKICILAVNNNKWFWIKSLFTGEFSSYPGIKLYGELGEKRKALPKEEQAMQRRVRTAKMLKGHDYLWKEMCQIREIKFTKAEKINLGRMTKDL
- a CDS encoding GbsR/MarR family transcriptional regulator — encoded protein: MKLEDAKIKYIHTWGSLATSWGINKTMAQVHALLLTSTKPLSADEIMEALKISRGNVNMNVRALIDWGIVRKEFITGERKEFFVADKDIWELFKQVTKERKKREIEPVLKVLAELQEEVKEDSEDAVQFKKLMEDLSSVTNTVNGILDKAIKADEHWLLSNFTKMIKK
- a CDS encoding TIGR01777 family oxidoreductase, which gives rise to MKIVIAGGTGYLGELLTEYYKKEKENQIYILSRKQKLNVDNVYYLQWDGVSKGYWTSILNHADVLINLTGKSVNCRYTQKNKAAIYNSRLKSTALLCEVVQDLAFPPKVFIQSSSATIYRYSEDKIMTESKGEIGIDFSMDVCKKWEEVFNSYHLPKTKKIITRTSIVLGNNGGAFPIMKQMTKLGLGGKQGKGNQYISWVTEEDYIRAIDFLIYQESGVYNVCVPNPIQNKKFQKELQCKLKIPFGFSSPSWLLKIGAQLIGTETELLLKSRNVYPEKLLKLGFTFTTKTFQELKL
- a CDS encoding DUF1572 domain-containing protein — protein: MIQSKNLAKRLQEVYIDGKWIANTNYKEQIENTTWQEATKKIESFNTIAVLTYHINYYLTGILNVFNGGALEIKDKYSFDVPEIQSEKEWKDLVDEFLTNTHLFIAKVNSLPDTILNSSFVNEKYGNYARNIEGVIEHSYYHLGQIVLIKKIISTQ